One Prionailurus bengalensis isolate Pbe53 chromosome B2 unlocalized genomic scaffold, Fcat_Pben_1.1_paternal_pri B2_random_Un_scaffold_46, whole genome shotgun sequence genomic window carries:
- the BAG6 gene encoding large proline-rich protein BAG6 isoform X15: MEPSDTTSTTTSMEEPDSLEVLVKTLDSQTRTFIVGAQMNVKEFKEHIAASVSIPSEKQRLIYQGRVLQDDKKLQEYNVGGKVIHLVERAPPQTQLPSGASSGIGSASATHGGGPPPGTRGPGASVHDRNANSYVMVGTFNLPSDGSAVDVHINMEQAPIQSEPRVRLVMAQHMIRDIQTLLSRMECRGGPQAQHSQPPPQTPTVAPESVALSSQTSEPVESEVPSREPMEAEEVEERAPAQSPELTPSGPAPAGPTPAPETSAPNHPSPAEYVEVLQELQRLESRLQPFLQRYYEVLGAAATTDYNNNQEGREEDQRLINLVGESLRLLGNTFVALSDLRCNLACAPPRHLHVVRPMSHYTTPMVLQQAAIPIQINVGTTVTMTGNGTRPPPTSNAEAAPPGPGQASSLAPTSTTVESSTEGVPPPGPAPPPTTSHPRVIRISHQSVEPVVMMHMNIQDSGTQPGGVPSAPTGPLGPPGHGQTLGSTLIQLPSLPPEFMHAVAHQITHQAMVAAVASAAAGQQVPGFPTAPTRVVIARPTPPQARPSHPGGPPISGTLGAGLGTNASLAQMVSGLVGQLLMQPVLVAQGTPGMAPPPAPATASASAGTTNTATTAGPAPGGPAQPPPPQPSAADLQFSQLLGNLLGPAGPGAGGPGMASPTITVAMPGVPAFLQGMTDFLQATQTAPPPPPPPPPPPPAPEQQTMPPPGSPSGGAGSPGGLGLESLSPEFFTSVVQGVLNSLLGSLGARAGSSESIAAFIQRLSGSSNIFEPGADGALGFFGALLSLLCQNFSMVDVVMLLHGHFQPLQRLQPQLRSFFHQHYLGGQEPTPGNIRTATHTLITGLEEYVRESFSLVQVQPGVDIIRTNLEFLQEQFNSIAAHVLHCTDSGFGARLLELCNQGLFECLALNLHCLGGQQMELAAVINGRIRRMSRGVNPSLVSWLTTMMGLRLQVVLEHMPVGPDAILRYVRRVGDPPQPLPEEPMEVQGSERTSPEPQRENASPAPGTTAEEAMSRGPPPAPEGGGSRDEQDGASAETEPWAAAVPPEWVPIIQQDIQSQRKVKPQPPLSDAYLSGMPAKRRKLRADIQKRLQEDPNYSPQRFPNAHRAFADDP; the protein is encoded by the exons ATGGAGCCCAGTGATACTACCAGTACCACTACCAGTATGGAGGAGCCTGACAGCCTGGAGGTGCTGGTGAAGACCTTGGACTCTCAGACTCGGACCTTTATTGTGGGGGCCCAG ATGAATGTAAAGGAATTTAAGGAGCACATCGCTGCCTCTGTCAGCATTCCCTCTGAGAAACAACGGCTCATCTATCAGGGACGAGTTCTGCAGGATGATAAGAAGCTCCAGGAATACA atgTTGGGGGAAAGGTTATTCACCTGGTGGAACGGGCTCCTCCTCAGACGCAGCTGCCTTCTGGGGCATCTTCTGGGATAGGGTCTGCCTCAGCCACCCATGGTGGGGGACCCCCGCCTGGTACTCGGGGGCCTGGGGCCTCTGTTCATGACCGGAATGCCAACAGCTATGTCATGGTTGGAACCTTCAATCTTCCT AGTGACGGCTCTGCTGTGGATGTTCACATCAACATGGAACAGGCCCCGATTCAG AGTGAGCCCCGAGTACGGCTGGTGATGGCTCAGCACATGATCAGAGATATACAGACCTTACTTTCCCGGATGGAG TGTCGAGGGGGACCCCAAGCACAGCACAGTCAGCCGCCCCCACAGACGCCAACCGTGGCCCCGGAGTCTGTAGCCTTGAGTTCTCAAACATCAGAACCAGTTGAAAGTGAAGTGCCTTCTCGGGAGCCCATGGAGGCCGAAGAAGTGGAGGAGCGtgccccagcccagagcccggagctcACCCCTTCCGGCCCAGCTCCAGCAGGCCCAACACCTGCCCCAGAGACCAGTGCACCCAA CCATCCTTCCCCTGCGGAGTATGTTGAAGTGCTCCAGGAGCTACAGCGGCTTGAGAGCCGCCTCCAGCCCTTCCTGCAGCGCTACTATGAGGTTCTGGGCGCTGCCGCCACCACGGACTACAACAACAAC CAAGAGGGCCGCGAAGAGGACCAGCGCTTGATCAACTTGGTGGGGGAGAGCCTACGGCTACTGGGCAACACTTTTGTGGCGCTGTCTGACCTGCGCTGCAACCTGGCCTGTGCGCCCCCACGACACCTGCATGTGGTCCGGCCCATGTCTCACTACACCACCCCCATGGTGCTCCAGCAGGCAGCCATTCCCATCCAG ATCAACGTGGGAACCACCGTGACCATGACGGGGAATGGGACTCGGCCCCCCCCAACTTCTAATGCGGAGGCAGCTCCCCCTGGTCCTGGGCAGGCCTCATCCCTGGCTCCCACTTCTACCACTGTCGAGTCCTCAACTGAGGGTGTTCCCCCACCAGGGCCGGCTCCCCCACCGACCACCAGCCACCCAAGGGTCATCCGGATTTCCCACCAGAGTGTGGAACCTGTAGTCATGATGCACATGAACATCCAAG ATTCTGGCACACAGCCCGGTGGAGTTCCGAGTGCTCCCACTGGCCCCCTAGGACCCCCTGGTCATGGCCAAACCCTGG gctccaccctcatccagctgccctccctgccccctgagTTCATGCACGCCGTCGCCCACCAGATCACTCATCAGGCCATGGTGGCAGCTGTTGCCTCCGCGGCCGCAG GACAGCAGGTGCCGGGTTTCCCGACAGCTCCGACCCGGGTGGTGATTGCTCGGCCCACCCCTCCGCAGGCTCGGCCTTCCCATCCTGGGGGGCCCCCAATCTCGGGTACTCTA GGCGCTGGACTAGGTACCAATGCCTCTTTGGCCCAGATGGTGAGCGGCCTCGTGGGGCAGCTTCTTATGCAGCCCGTTCTTGTGG CTCAGGGGACCCCAGGAATGGCaccacctccagcccctgccaCTGCTTCAGCCAGTGCAGGCACCACCAACACAGCAACCACAGCTGGTCCTGCCCCCGGGGGGCCCGCCCAGCCTCCACCCCCTCAACCCTCAGCGGCCGATCTTCAGTTCTCACAGCTCCTAGGGAACCTGCTGGGTCCTGCGGGGCCAGGGGCCGGAGGGCCTGGCATGGCTTCTCCCACCATCACCGTGGCAATGCCTGGTGTCCCTGCCTTTCTCCAGGGCATGACCGACTTTCTGCAG GCGACGCAGACGGCCCCtccgcccccaccaccacccccacccccacccccagccccagagcaGCAGACCATGCCCCCACCAGGGTCCCCTTCTGGTGGCGCAGGGAGTCCTGGAGGCCTGGGTCTTGAGAGCCTTTCACCGGAGTTTTTTACCTCCGTGGTGCAGGGCGTGCTGAACTCCCTGCTAGGCTCCCTGGGGGCTCGGGCTGGCAGTAGTGAAAGTATTGCTGCTTTCATACAGCGCCTCAGTGGATCAAGCAACATCTTTGAGCCTGGGGCTGATGGGGCCCTCG gATTCTTTGGGGCCCTACTCTCTCTGCTGTGCCAGAACTTTTCCATGGTGGATGTGGTGATGCTTCTTCATGGGCATTTCCAGCCACTGCAGCGGCTCCAGCCCCAGCTGCGATCCTTTTTCCACCAGCACTACCTGGGTGGCCAAGAGCCCACACCTGGTAACATACGG ACGGCAACCCACACGTTGATCACAGGGCTGGAAGAGTACGTGCGGGAGAGTTTT TCTTTGGTGCAGGTTCAGCCAGGGGTGGACATCATCCGGACAAACCTGGAATTTCTCCAAGAGCAGTTCAATAGCATCGCTGCTCATGTGCTGCACTGCACAG ACAGTGGATTTGGGGCCCGCCTGCTTGAGTTGTGTAACCAGGGCCTGTTTGAATGCCTGGCCCTCAACCTGCACTGCTTGGGGGGACAGCAGATGGAGCTTGCCGCGGTCATCAATGGTCGAATT CGTCGCATGTCTCGTGGGGTGAACCCGTCCTTGGTGAGCTGGCTGACCACTATGATGGGACTGAGGCTTCAGGTGGTTTTGGAGCACATGCCCGTAGGCCCTGATGCCATTCTCAGATATGTTCGCAGGGTTGGTGATCCCCCCCAG CCACTTCCCGAGGAGCCAATGGAAGTTCAGGGATCAGAGAGAACTTCCCCTGAGCCTCAG CGGGAGAatgcttccccagcccctggaacaACAGCAGAAGAGGCCATGTCCCGAGGTCCGCCTCCTGCTCCTGAGGGCGGCGGCTCCCGTGACGAACAGGATGGAGCTTCAGCTGAGACAGAACCTTGGGCGGCCGCAGTCCCCCCA GAGTGGGTTCCGATTATCCAGCAGGACATTCAGAGCCAGCGGAAGGTAAAGCCGCAGCCTCCCCTGAGCGATGCCTACCTCAGTGGTATGCCTGCCAAGAGACGCAAG ctccgGGCTGATATACAAAAGCGACTGCAGGAAGACCCCAACTACAGCCCCCAGCGCTTCCCTAATGCCCACCGGGCCTTTGCTGATGATCCCTAG
- the BAG6 gene encoding large proline-rich protein BAG6 isoform X6: MEPSDTTSTTTSMEEPDSLEVLVKTLDSQTRTFIVGAQMNVKEFKEHIAASVSIPSEKQRLIYQGRVLQDDKKLQEYNVGGKVIHLVERAPPQTQLPSGASSGIGSASATHGGGPPPGTRGPGASVHDRNANSYVMVGTFNLPSEPRVRLVMAQHMIRDIQTLLSRMECRGGPQAQHSQPPPQTPTVAPESVALSSQTSEPVESEVPSREPMEAEEVEERAPAQSPELTPSGPAPAGPTPAPETSAPNHPSPAEYVEVLQELQRLESRLQPFLQRYYEVLGAAATTDYNNNQEGREEDQRLINLVGESLRLLGNTFVALSDLRCNLACAPPRHLHVVRPMSHYTTPMVLQQAAIPIQINVGTTVTMTGNGTRPPPTSNAEAAPPGPGQASSLAPTSTTVESSTEGVPPPGPAPPPTTSHPRVIRISHQSVEPVVMMHMNIQDSGTQPGGVPSAPTGPLGPPGHGQTLGSTLIQLPSLPPEFMHAVAHQITHQAMVAAVASAAAGQQVPGFPTAPTRVVIARPTPPQARPSHPGGPPISGTLQGAGLGTNASLAQMVSGLVGQLLMQPVLVAQGTPGMAPPPAPATASASAGTTNTATTAGPAPGGPAQPPPPQPSAADLQFSQLLGNLLGPAGPGAGGPGMASPTITVAMPGVPAFLQGMTDFLQATQTAPPPPPPPPPPPPAPEQQTMPPPGSPSGGAGSPGGLGLESLSPEFFTSVVQGVLNSLLGSLGARAGSSESIAAFIQRLSGSSNIFEPGADGALGFFGALLSLLCQNFSMVDVVMLLHGHFQPLQRLQPQLRSFFHQHYLGGQEPTPGNIRTATHTLITGLEEYVRESFSLVQVQPGVDIIRTNLEFLQEQFNSIAAHVLHCTDSGFGARLLELCNQGLFECLALNLHCLGGQQMELAAVINGRIRRMSRGVNPSLVSWLTTMMGLRLQVVLEHMPVGPDAILRYVRRVGDPPQPLPEEPMEVQGSERTSPEPQRENASPAPGTTAEEAMSRGPPPAPEGGGSRDEQDGASAETEPWAAAVPPEWVPIIQQDIQSQRKVKPQPPLSDAYLSGMPAKRRKTMQGEGPQLLLSEAVSRAAKAAGARPLTSPESLSRDLEAPEVQESYRQQLRADIQKRLQEDPNYSPQRFPNAHRAFADDP, translated from the exons ATGGAGCCCAGTGATACTACCAGTACCACTACCAGTATGGAGGAGCCTGACAGCCTGGAGGTGCTGGTGAAGACCTTGGACTCTCAGACTCGGACCTTTATTGTGGGGGCCCAG ATGAATGTAAAGGAATTTAAGGAGCACATCGCTGCCTCTGTCAGCATTCCCTCTGAGAAACAACGGCTCATCTATCAGGGACGAGTTCTGCAGGATGATAAGAAGCTCCAGGAATACA atgTTGGGGGAAAGGTTATTCACCTGGTGGAACGGGCTCCTCCTCAGACGCAGCTGCCTTCTGGGGCATCTTCTGGGATAGGGTCTGCCTCAGCCACCCATGGTGGGGGACCCCCGCCTGGTACTCGGGGGCCTGGGGCCTCTGTTCATGACCGGAATGCCAACAGCTATGTCATGGTTGGAACCTTCAATCTTCCT AGTGAGCCCCGAGTACGGCTGGTGATGGCTCAGCACATGATCAGAGATATACAGACCTTACTTTCCCGGATGGAG TGTCGAGGGGGACCCCAAGCACAGCACAGTCAGCCGCCCCCACAGACGCCAACCGTGGCCCCGGAGTCTGTAGCCTTGAGTTCTCAAACATCAGAACCAGTTGAAAGTGAAGTGCCTTCTCGGGAGCCCATGGAGGCCGAAGAAGTGGAGGAGCGtgccccagcccagagcccggagctcACCCCTTCCGGCCCAGCTCCAGCAGGCCCAACACCTGCCCCAGAGACCAGTGCACCCAA CCATCCTTCCCCTGCGGAGTATGTTGAAGTGCTCCAGGAGCTACAGCGGCTTGAGAGCCGCCTCCAGCCCTTCCTGCAGCGCTACTATGAGGTTCTGGGCGCTGCCGCCACCACGGACTACAACAACAAC CAAGAGGGCCGCGAAGAGGACCAGCGCTTGATCAACTTGGTGGGGGAGAGCCTACGGCTACTGGGCAACACTTTTGTGGCGCTGTCTGACCTGCGCTGCAACCTGGCCTGTGCGCCCCCACGACACCTGCATGTGGTCCGGCCCATGTCTCACTACACCACCCCCATGGTGCTCCAGCAGGCAGCCATTCCCATCCAG ATCAACGTGGGAACCACCGTGACCATGACGGGGAATGGGACTCGGCCCCCCCCAACTTCTAATGCGGAGGCAGCTCCCCCTGGTCCTGGGCAGGCCTCATCCCTGGCTCCCACTTCTACCACTGTCGAGTCCTCAACTGAGGGTGTTCCCCCACCAGGGCCGGCTCCCCCACCGACCACCAGCCACCCAAGGGTCATCCGGATTTCCCACCAGAGTGTGGAACCTGTAGTCATGATGCACATGAACATCCAAG ATTCTGGCACACAGCCCGGTGGAGTTCCGAGTGCTCCCACTGGCCCCCTAGGACCCCCTGGTCATGGCCAAACCCTGG gctccaccctcatccagctgccctccctgccccctgagTTCATGCACGCCGTCGCCCACCAGATCACTCATCAGGCCATGGTGGCAGCTGTTGCCTCCGCGGCCGCAG GACAGCAGGTGCCGGGTTTCCCGACAGCTCCGACCCGGGTGGTGATTGCTCGGCCCACCCCTCCGCAGGCTCGGCCTTCCCATCCTGGGGGGCCCCCAATCTCGGGTACTCTA CAGGGCGCTGGACTAGGTACCAATGCCTCTTTGGCCCAGATGGTGAGCGGCCTCGTGGGGCAGCTTCTTATGCAGCCCGTTCTTGTGG CTCAGGGGACCCCAGGAATGGCaccacctccagcccctgccaCTGCTTCAGCCAGTGCAGGCACCACCAACACAGCAACCACAGCTGGTCCTGCCCCCGGGGGGCCCGCCCAGCCTCCACCCCCTCAACCCTCAGCGGCCGATCTTCAGTTCTCACAGCTCCTAGGGAACCTGCTGGGTCCTGCGGGGCCAGGGGCCGGAGGGCCTGGCATGGCTTCTCCCACCATCACCGTGGCAATGCCTGGTGTCCCTGCCTTTCTCCAGGGCATGACCGACTTTCTGCAG GCGACGCAGACGGCCCCtccgcccccaccaccacccccacccccacccccagccccagagcaGCAGACCATGCCCCCACCAGGGTCCCCTTCTGGTGGCGCAGGGAGTCCTGGAGGCCTGGGTCTTGAGAGCCTTTCACCGGAGTTTTTTACCTCCGTGGTGCAGGGCGTGCTGAACTCCCTGCTAGGCTCCCTGGGGGCTCGGGCTGGCAGTAGTGAAAGTATTGCTGCTTTCATACAGCGCCTCAGTGGATCAAGCAACATCTTTGAGCCTGGGGCTGATGGGGCCCTCG gATTCTTTGGGGCCCTACTCTCTCTGCTGTGCCAGAACTTTTCCATGGTGGATGTGGTGATGCTTCTTCATGGGCATTTCCAGCCACTGCAGCGGCTCCAGCCCCAGCTGCGATCCTTTTTCCACCAGCACTACCTGGGTGGCCAAGAGCCCACACCTGGTAACATACGG ACGGCAACCCACACGTTGATCACAGGGCTGGAAGAGTACGTGCGGGAGAGTTTT TCTTTGGTGCAGGTTCAGCCAGGGGTGGACATCATCCGGACAAACCTGGAATTTCTCCAAGAGCAGTTCAATAGCATCGCTGCTCATGTGCTGCACTGCACAG ACAGTGGATTTGGGGCCCGCCTGCTTGAGTTGTGTAACCAGGGCCTGTTTGAATGCCTGGCCCTCAACCTGCACTGCTTGGGGGGACAGCAGATGGAGCTTGCCGCGGTCATCAATGGTCGAATT CGTCGCATGTCTCGTGGGGTGAACCCGTCCTTGGTGAGCTGGCTGACCACTATGATGGGACTGAGGCTTCAGGTGGTTTTGGAGCACATGCCCGTAGGCCCTGATGCCATTCTCAGATATGTTCGCAGGGTTGGTGATCCCCCCCAG CCACTTCCCGAGGAGCCAATGGAAGTTCAGGGATCAGAGAGAACTTCCCCTGAGCCTCAG CGGGAGAatgcttccccagcccctggaacaACAGCAGAAGAGGCCATGTCCCGAGGTCCGCCTCCTGCTCCTGAGGGCGGCGGCTCCCGTGACGAACAGGATGGAGCTTCAGCTGAGACAGAACCTTGGGCGGCCGCAGTCCCCCCA GAGTGGGTTCCGATTATCCAGCAGGACATTCAGAGCCAGCGGAAGGTAAAGCCGCAGCCTCCCCTGAGCGATGCCTACCTCAGTGGTATGCCTGCCAAGAGACGCAAG ACGATGCAGGGTGAGGGCCCCCAGCTGCTTCTCTCAGAGGCCGTGAGCCGGGCAGCTAAGGCAGCCGGAGCTCGGCCCCTGACGAGCCCCGAGAGCCTGAGCCGGGACCTGGAGGCACCAGAGGTTCAGGAGAGCTACAGGCAGCAG ctccgGGCTGATATACAAAAGCGACTGCAGGAAGACCCCAACTACAGCCCCCAGCGCTTCCCTAATGCCCACCGGGCCTTTGCTGATGATCCCTAG
- the BAG6 gene encoding large proline-rich protein BAG6 isoform X20 yields MEPSDTTSTTTSMEEPDSLEVLVKTLDSQTRTFIVGAQMNVKEFKEHIAASVSIPSEKQRLIYQGRVLQDDKKLQEYNVGGKVIHLVERAPPQTQLPSGASSGIGSASATHGGGPPPGTRGPGASVHDRNANSYVMVGTFNLPSEPRVRLVMAQHMIRDIQTLLSRMECRGGPQAQHSQPPPQTPTVAPESVALSSQTSEPVESEVPSREPMEAEEVEERAPAQSPELTPSGPAPAGPTPAPETSAPNHPSPAEYVEVLQELQRLESRLQPFLQRYYEVLGAAATTDYNNNQEGREEDQRLINLVGESLRLLGNTFVALSDLRCNLACAPPRHLHVVRPMSHYTTPMVLQQAAIPIQINVGTTVTMTGNGTRPPPTSNAEAAPPGPGQASSLAPTSTTVESSTEGVPPPGPAPPPTTSHPRVIRISHQSVEPVVMMHMNIQDSGTQPGGVPSAPTGPLGPPGHGQTLGSTLIQLPSLPPEFMHAVAHQITHQAMVAAVASAAAGQQVPGFPTAPTRVVIARPTPPQARPSHPGGPPISGTLQGAGLGTNASLAQMVSGLVGQLLMQPVLVAQGTPGMAPPPAPATASASAGTTNTATTAGPAPGGPAQPPPPQPSAADLQFSQLLGNLLGPAGPGAGGPGMASPTITVAMPGVPAFLQGMTDFLQATQTAPPPPPPPPPPPPAPEQQTMPPPGSPSGGAGSPGGLGLESLSPEFFTSVVQGVLNSLLGSLGARAGSSESIAAFIQRLSGSSNIFEPGADGALGFFGALLSLLCQNFSMVDVVMLLHGHFQPLQRLQPQLRSFFHQHYLGGQEPTPGNIRTATHTLITGLEEYVRESFSLVQVQPGVDIIRTNLEFLQEQFNSIAAHVLHCTDSGFGARLLELCNQGLFECLALNLHCLGGQQMELAAVINGRIRRMSRGVNPSLVSWLTTMMGLRLQVVLEHMPVGPDAILRYVRRVGDPPQPLPEEPMEVQGSERTSPEPQRENASPAPGTTAEEAMSRGPPPAPEGGGSRDEQDGASAETEPWAAAVPPEWVPIIQQDIQSQRKVKPQPPLSDAYLSGMPAKRRKLRADIQKRLQEDPNYSPQRFPNAHRAFADDP; encoded by the exons ATGGAGCCCAGTGATACTACCAGTACCACTACCAGTATGGAGGAGCCTGACAGCCTGGAGGTGCTGGTGAAGACCTTGGACTCTCAGACTCGGACCTTTATTGTGGGGGCCCAG ATGAATGTAAAGGAATTTAAGGAGCACATCGCTGCCTCTGTCAGCATTCCCTCTGAGAAACAACGGCTCATCTATCAGGGACGAGTTCTGCAGGATGATAAGAAGCTCCAGGAATACA atgTTGGGGGAAAGGTTATTCACCTGGTGGAACGGGCTCCTCCTCAGACGCAGCTGCCTTCTGGGGCATCTTCTGGGATAGGGTCTGCCTCAGCCACCCATGGTGGGGGACCCCCGCCTGGTACTCGGGGGCCTGGGGCCTCTGTTCATGACCGGAATGCCAACAGCTATGTCATGGTTGGAACCTTCAATCTTCCT AGTGAGCCCCGAGTACGGCTGGTGATGGCTCAGCACATGATCAGAGATATACAGACCTTACTTTCCCGGATGGAG TGTCGAGGGGGACCCCAAGCACAGCACAGTCAGCCGCCCCCACAGACGCCAACCGTGGCCCCGGAGTCTGTAGCCTTGAGTTCTCAAACATCAGAACCAGTTGAAAGTGAAGTGCCTTCTCGGGAGCCCATGGAGGCCGAAGAAGTGGAGGAGCGtgccccagcccagagcccggagctcACCCCTTCCGGCCCAGCTCCAGCAGGCCCAACACCTGCCCCAGAGACCAGTGCACCCAA CCATCCTTCCCCTGCGGAGTATGTTGAAGTGCTCCAGGAGCTACAGCGGCTTGAGAGCCGCCTCCAGCCCTTCCTGCAGCGCTACTATGAGGTTCTGGGCGCTGCCGCCACCACGGACTACAACAACAAC CAAGAGGGCCGCGAAGAGGACCAGCGCTTGATCAACTTGGTGGGGGAGAGCCTACGGCTACTGGGCAACACTTTTGTGGCGCTGTCTGACCTGCGCTGCAACCTGGCCTGTGCGCCCCCACGACACCTGCATGTGGTCCGGCCCATGTCTCACTACACCACCCCCATGGTGCTCCAGCAGGCAGCCATTCCCATCCAG ATCAACGTGGGAACCACCGTGACCATGACGGGGAATGGGACTCGGCCCCCCCCAACTTCTAATGCGGAGGCAGCTCCCCCTGGTCCTGGGCAGGCCTCATCCCTGGCTCCCACTTCTACCACTGTCGAGTCCTCAACTGAGGGTGTTCCCCCACCAGGGCCGGCTCCCCCACCGACCACCAGCCACCCAAGGGTCATCCGGATTTCCCACCAGAGTGTGGAACCTGTAGTCATGATGCACATGAACATCCAAG ATTCTGGCACACAGCCCGGTGGAGTTCCGAGTGCTCCCACTGGCCCCCTAGGACCCCCTGGTCATGGCCAAACCCTGG gctccaccctcatccagctgccctccctgccccctgagTTCATGCACGCCGTCGCCCACCAGATCACTCATCAGGCCATGGTGGCAGCTGTTGCCTCCGCGGCCGCAG GACAGCAGGTGCCGGGTTTCCCGACAGCTCCGACCCGGGTGGTGATTGCTCGGCCCACCCCTCCGCAGGCTCGGCCTTCCCATCCTGGGGGGCCCCCAATCTCGGGTACTCTA CAGGGCGCTGGACTAGGTACCAATGCCTCTTTGGCCCAGATGGTGAGCGGCCTCGTGGGGCAGCTTCTTATGCAGCCCGTTCTTGTGG CTCAGGGGACCCCAGGAATGGCaccacctccagcccctgccaCTGCTTCAGCCAGTGCAGGCACCACCAACACAGCAACCACAGCTGGTCCTGCCCCCGGGGGGCCCGCCCAGCCTCCACCCCCTCAACCCTCAGCGGCCGATCTTCAGTTCTCACAGCTCCTAGGGAACCTGCTGGGTCCTGCGGGGCCAGGGGCCGGAGGGCCTGGCATGGCTTCTCCCACCATCACCGTGGCAATGCCTGGTGTCCCTGCCTTTCTCCAGGGCATGACCGACTTTCTGCAG GCGACGCAGACGGCCCCtccgcccccaccaccacccccacccccacccccagccccagagcaGCAGACCATGCCCCCACCAGGGTCCCCTTCTGGTGGCGCAGGGAGTCCTGGAGGCCTGGGTCTTGAGAGCCTTTCACCGGAGTTTTTTACCTCCGTGGTGCAGGGCGTGCTGAACTCCCTGCTAGGCTCCCTGGGGGCTCGGGCTGGCAGTAGTGAAAGTATTGCTGCTTTCATACAGCGCCTCAGTGGATCAAGCAACATCTTTGAGCCTGGGGCTGATGGGGCCCTCG gATTCTTTGGGGCCCTACTCTCTCTGCTGTGCCAGAACTTTTCCATGGTGGATGTGGTGATGCTTCTTCATGGGCATTTCCAGCCACTGCAGCGGCTCCAGCCCCAGCTGCGATCCTTTTTCCACCAGCACTACCTGGGTGGCCAAGAGCCCACACCTGGTAACATACGG ACGGCAACCCACACGTTGATCACAGGGCTGGAAGAGTACGTGCGGGAGAGTTTT TCTTTGGTGCAGGTTCAGCCAGGGGTGGACATCATCCGGACAAACCTGGAATTTCTCCAAGAGCAGTTCAATAGCATCGCTGCTCATGTGCTGCACTGCACAG ACAGTGGATTTGGGGCCCGCCTGCTTGAGTTGTGTAACCAGGGCCTGTTTGAATGCCTGGCCCTCAACCTGCACTGCTTGGGGGGACAGCAGATGGAGCTTGCCGCGGTCATCAATGGTCGAATT CGTCGCATGTCTCGTGGGGTGAACCCGTCCTTGGTGAGCTGGCTGACCACTATGATGGGACTGAGGCTTCAGGTGGTTTTGGAGCACATGCCCGTAGGCCCTGATGCCATTCTCAGATATGTTCGCAGGGTTGGTGATCCCCCCCAG CCACTTCCCGAGGAGCCAATGGAAGTTCAGGGATCAGAGAGAACTTCCCCTGAGCCTCAG CGGGAGAatgcttccccagcccctggaacaACAGCAGAAGAGGCCATGTCCCGAGGTCCGCCTCCTGCTCCTGAGGGCGGCGGCTCCCGTGACGAACAGGATGGAGCTTCAGCTGAGACAGAACCTTGGGCGGCCGCAGTCCCCCCA GAGTGGGTTCCGATTATCCAGCAGGACATTCAGAGCCAGCGGAAGGTAAAGCCGCAGCCTCCCCTGAGCGATGCCTACCTCAGTGGTATGCCTGCCAAGAGACGCAAG ctccgGGCTGATATACAAAAGCGACTGCAGGAAGACCCCAACTACAGCCCCCAGCGCTTCCCTAATGCCCACCGGGCCTTTGCTGATGATCCCTAG